In Nostoc sphaeroides, the genomic window TTTGTGTCACCTGATTTAATGGCACATTTAGATCAGATGCGATCGCTTCTACTAGAGAATAACTCTCTGGATGCACTGCTGTATTATCTAATGGGTTGTCACCGCCGCGAATCCGCAGAAAACCCGCCGCTTGTTCAAAGGCTTTTGGCCCTAATTTGGGAACTTTCAAAAGTTGTCGGCGATTTTTAAAGGCTCCATTCTGGTTACGATAGGCGACAATATTATTGGCAACTGTTGCCGTAATCCCAGAGACAGAAGTCAGAAGTTCTTTGGAGGCCATATTCAAGTCTACGCCGACGTAGTTAACGCAGCTTTCTACAGTCTCATCCAATTTCTTTTTCAGCAACTTCTGATCGACATCGTGCTGATATTGTCCCACACCAATGGATTTGGGATCGATTTTCACCAGTTCCGCCAGAGGATCTTGCAAACGACGGCCGATACTAATCGCACCACGCACGGTAATATCTAAATCGGGAAACTCTTCTAGCGCTACACTACTAGCAGAATATATAGATGCGCCAGATTCATTCACCATCACCTTAACTGGTTTGTGTTCTATGGTTTCCAGTACTTGCGTGACAAACTCCTCTGTCTCACGGGAGGCTGTACCGTTACCAATGGCGATTAACTCAATCTTGTATTTTTCAATCAGATTTTTGACGGTTTGTGCAGCTTTGGCGCGTTGTTCAGCAGCTTGGTGAGGAAAAACCGCTTGGTATTCCAAAAATTTCCCGGTTTGGTCGAGAACAGCAACTTTACACCCAGTTCTAAATCCAGGGTCTATCGCCAAGGTTGGTTTCATTCCTGCTGGTGCAGATAGCAGCAACTCTCGCAGATTAGTTTCAAATGTCTTGATTGATTCCATGTCTGCATAGACTTTAATCTCAGAAATTACCTCTCCCATTAGAGAGACTTTCATCAAACGATTGAATGCATCCTTCAACATCGCCTGATAAAAATCCCGAATTGTCCGAACTTTGGTTTTAATTTCTTTCGACTCAAGATAGTAAAGTACCGTATCTTCATCAAAAGCAATTTCAAAGCTTAATACTTTCTCCGTTTCACCCCGACACAAGGCCAGCATATTGTGTGGTGCAATATTTGTTACCTTAATTTGATAGTTACGGTACATCTCAAATTTGGTTGTACCTTCAGGATAATCATCTTTGATGCGGGAGACAAATACCCCTTCTTCAAGAAGATAATCGCGGATATATGCGCGTAATTCAGCTTTTTCAGCCACTTCTTCCGCTAAAATATCAGCAGCACCTTTAAGTGCTTCTTCTGCTGTTTTTACTCCCTTGGCTTCAGAAATATACTTAGCAGCTTCTTCTTCCAATGAAGCAGTTGCAGCATTTTTGACATTTAGCGACTTGATGAATTCCGCTAGTGGTTCGAGTCCTTTTTCTCTGGCGATAGTGGCGCGGGTGCGTCGTTTTGGGCGATAGGGTAAGTATAAATCCTCAAGTTCGGTTTTTTGTAAGCAGGATGAGATTTTGGCTTTGAGTTCATCTGTGAGTTTACCAAGTTGTGCGATCGCACTTAAAATTACAGATTTTCGTTCTTCCAGTTCTGTTAAATAAGTATATCGATCAGCCAGTTCACGTAGTTGCACCTCATTCATCTCATCGGTGCGCTCTTTCCGGTAACGTGCAATAAAGGGAATCGTTGCACCCTCCGCCAAAAGGGAGAGCGCGTTTTGCACCTGATGGGGTTTGAGGTTGATTTCAGTTGCCAGTAATTGAGGAATGTTCAGCATTGAGTGTCTAAAATGAAAAAATGAAAATGCTACTTCTAAAGGTAATATGCTAGTACCGCAAGGCGGAAGTCACACATTCACGCATTCACGCATTCAAAAGTTTTGTATATCAAGGCTTTTGCAAGTTTTAAAATGGTAGCTTGATTTTTGCCGCGCTGTATTAAATTCTGATCCTGGCGCAAGGCCAAAGTTTTAAGCTAATTTACCAGATGATTGCTCACAAGAGTGCAATTGGCTAAATAGACAAAACCCACCTACGCAGGTTTTAAAGCCTTCCAATTTGTCTGGGTAAACAAGAGTTTGTATAGCATAGCGCAGCTATACTGAGTTGAGATAGTGTTACCGGAAGAGATTTTGCACTCCTCACCAAGCTGCGCCTAGCGTCTGGTAACCTATTGTTAAAGCCAGCTTGGCTCATCATCGACAACACAAGAAGGAGTTATTAGCCAAGCTTTTGAGCGCTGCTTCTGTCACAAGAATTATTCCAATTTGTGTAAGATACGACGTTGCGTAATCTTGGTTTTCTATAATATTTATTTCAATGGGCTGTTGTGGCTAAAACCTCATTGGATGTAAAATTAACCACAATTCCAAAAAACAATTTCAGTTTGTTTTATAAGCACAACAACTTATAGTTCAGAAGTAAATAAAATGGCTTTGTTATTTTTGATACCACTATGCACAGCTTTAGCCACTGGCTACTTCTTTAAAAAGAGTAGCGATGAACTTGCATATATTGCAGGTGTATTTGCAGCTATTAGCTTAATTTTTAGTTTAGTATTAGCACCCTGGCAGATTCAGTTTGGATTGTTAATCATTGTCTTAATTATTACCAATAGACTTTTGCAAGAAAATGAGTCCAAACAAACTCCAAGCAAAGGAGAACAATTTAGAGAAACTAAGTAAAAAAAGAGTAAAAAATACACCTGTTTTATACAATTAATCTAAAAAAAGAAGAGCTACTGAAGAACCATAAAGCATAAAGTTTGATAAGAGAATTCAGAAATAGAGTCCTCCGGCTTACTTGGTGTCTAAGTTAACCTTAAACTAAATTTTGTCTCAATACTGCTCGGTTAAGAAAATTTGTAGGTTGGATTGAACTTTAGTGTTACCCAACAAAGCCTCGATAATGTTGGGTTTCGTTCCTCAACCCAACCTACATTGGGGTTATTTTTTAGGCAAAACCTACGCAGTATTGAATTTTGTCTGATATCTCTGAATTTGAAGATTTTCATGGATAAATAAAAAACGATTCAGACTATAGATTAGCATCTAAGGTTGCTGATAGCAGGATACTTTTATACTAAAATTTCGGTTGTTTACACTGTTGTTGAAGTTTCAATTCTGCTTTATGACAGTCTTAACTTTGCATTTTTAGAGTCTGATGCTAAATCGCTCCTTATGCAAGTTTATTAACCAGAAAGTGGTATATAAATGTACAAATTCTTAAAAATAAAGATTTATCAAGAGGAAAGTGGAGATTTTATAAAGTTTTTGTTTAGGTATATTTTCCTAAAATGAATTTTTGATGAAGTGTGGCGATAAATTTGCAACATTGTTTTCTCGTGGTATTCTAGTAAGTGATTATATGTAAAAATTAATTTTGAGATAACGCTCTAGTTAAAATTACATATAGTTAATAACAATTACACAACACTAATACTAAAGATCATGTAAAAATATCTCAAATCCACTTAACTCAACGTAAGCAAGCTGCGAGTTGATCGCCAAACGCTAGTTTACATTAGCCTTTATTCTCGTCAAAAACTCGATTTTGACATTCAATAAAATTCAGCAGAAACCTGTAAAGCAAATCACTGTAGAGTTATCTATCAATGGTTTTCGCTCTCAGCCAGATTTCTGTTATCCATTGTGTTCCGATGTCCAAGAAGAACACCTATGCACACTCAATTTAAGTACAAATTTTTATGAATCGGCTGAAGACTAAGCCGAAATTTCGGACATATCTCTGAGCCGGGATAAATTTTATTGCATGTCAGAAAACTAAATAAACACTTCGTGGAGAAAATGTAAGAACATTTATTAATCCAGCTTAGTGTTTGATGCAGAAGTTAATTGGTTGAGAAGTTAAGTAGTGTCTTCAACAAGATTCCTATAGCAGGATACAACTGATGAAAGTTAATGAATGGATTAATCAAAAATTCTGGAAATCCATTTTTATTCGCTTAACTCCATCTGTTGAACATGCGGGCCGAATCCGAGTTCAGCAACTTTGTCCACAAATTTGTGACAGAGGACTTAATGTTCCCTATATCTGCATCCACTATGAGATAGATATTGCGATCGCCTACGGCGGGCGGATACGCCATCGCACTAAAACTAGTCTAGAAAGATTACTGGCTGATAGCGAAGATATGTGCAATTCACAATTGGGCAAAGCCTAAATTGATTGTACCAATTAACTGTTATGCCTGCGAGTGTAACCCAGTCAGCTAGTTTAACATATTATACTCCGATAATATCGGGCGCTGCCATAATACAGCAACTCTCCTACAAGCTACATAGTATTTAGTTGCTAACTCTTGGATATAAGCTTCAATGATAATTTTGATCTCAGTTCCTTCAACATACCCTTCCTAGTTTTGTTGTCTATTTACTGAAGTGGAAGTTGAATTGCACAGAAGGCGTGACCGAAATATGAAACGTTCAAAAGGTGGGCTGTTTACTGTCCGGTTCATACCTACTATCTCGATTGAGGCAAATGTACTATGAAATCTATCTCGCAAACTTCAAACGTTAAAATAATTCCTTATATTATCCTATTTGTCAGTATTTTATTTAGTATTTCTGGGCAATTGCTGATGAAGCATACCATGAGTCATGCAAATGAAGGATTATTTAATTGGGTATTTATTCAAAAATTAGTATTAGCTATTAGTGTTTATTGCTTGGGAGTAATAAATTGGATATTAGCTCTACGCTCTGTAAAATTGAGTATTGCTTATCCACTTACTAGTTTAAATTATGTCGGGATACTTTTCGGTTCATACTACTTTTTTAATGAAGAGATTACACTAACTCGAATAGCAGGAGTAATCACTATTTTTCTGGGTGTTCTTTTAGTAGTTATTCCCCTAAAAAAATCTAGATAAATTTATAGTAAATCTCATCAATAAAGATTGACAAATGAACATCATTACTTGGCTAGTTTTAATGCTTGTGGTTTTATTCGGAACAACAGCGAACTTATCGCTAAAGTATGGACTTCACATTTCTAGTCCTACTAAAGGAGCAAGCGCATCTATCCAAAATCTGTTATTGTCTCGTTATTTTTGGATTTGGTTTGTTTGCTATACATTTATGACTATATTGTGGCTTTATGTATTGCGGACAATTCCTCTGAGTCAAGCATTTCCAGTTCTAGGATTAATGTATGCATTTGTTCCAATTGCTTCTCACTATCTTCTAAAAGAACAGGTTATATTTAGCCAGTGGTTAGGAATTTCCATTATCATAACTGGTGTAGTTTTGGTTGTAAATTAATAGCAAAAGGGGTAGACAGCAAGGCTATTAATACTACAATTTACTGAAGATAAATCTCAAAAGTATCCTTACATAAATCTCAATTAAATTTATGAATGTAGGCATCATTGGCGGGGGTATAACTGGGCTAGTATTAGCTCAACGTCTTTCAAATCAAGGACATAAGGTAACTGTATTCGACAGTAATAAGCAGCTTGGTGGACTTACCACTTATCATGATTATGGGTTGTTTACCTGGGATCGGTTTTATCACGTTATCCTCCCTTCTGATACTCATTTAATAAATTTTATCAGAGATATTGGTCTTGGAGATAAACTGCGTTGGCATCGAAGTTTAACAGGCTTTTACGACAATCAAAAATTTTATTCTATCAGTAACTCTATAGAATTTCTCCGCTTTCCTCTATTTGGACTTATAGGTAAAATAAGATTAGCTTTTACTCTCCTGTATGGTTCACGTCTTAATAACTGGCGGCGCTTAGAGAAGATATTAGTTGAAGATTGGCTATTAAAACTTGGTGGTAAAAGCACATACGAAAAGCTCTGGAAACCCTTGCTTCTATCCAAATTAGGAGAGAACTATAAGCGAATATCAGCAGTTTTTATCTGGGCTTATATCAAACGACTATTTTCAGCGCGGGATTCTTCATTAAATAAAGAACAACTTGGTTATGTCTCAGGCGGTTACAAAACTGTTTTTGACCATATAGAAAAATTAATTTACGCGGCTGGAGGTAATATCCACACAGGTGCTGCGGTGGAATATATCGCACCTCATCCAGAGGGGGGAATGTGGGTAGAATATCAAAGCAAAAAGGAACATTTTGATAAAGTCATTTTTACTGGCCCAGTTAATATTTTGCAACAGGTTGCTGCTAAAGAACTGGTGAAAGTTTCAGACACTGGTGAAACAGTAGAATACCTGGGCGTAATCTGCATGGTACTTATTACTCGCAAGGCTCTAGTTCCTTATTACGTAGTAAATATTGCCGATAGAAATGTTCCCTTTACTGGAGTCATCGGTATGAGTAACCTAGTTTCTTTGCAAGAGACAGCAGGATATCATATCACATTCCTACCAAAATATATCCTTTCCACTGACCCGTTGTTAAAACAGCCAGATGATGAATTGCGCCAAGTATTTTTTCAGGGTATACGTTTGATGTTCCCAGAACTCAAAGCAGATGATATTGTCGCAGCACACATTAATCGAGCTATTAAAGTACAGCCGCTACAAGTTTTAAATTATTCAAGCCTTGTTCCAAAAGTGAGTACTGAAAACGATGATTTTTTCGTCGTCAATACCTCACAATTGGTCAATGATAGCGTCAATAACAACGCAGTCGTCCGACAGGTCGATGAATTTCTCAAGAAATCAACATTACTGAATTCTTGAGATTTGAGAATGATATTTTGAAAATCACACGAGGTACTTATGAGTCTTTTTGTTCTTTTACCCGCATACAACGAGCAAGAATCAATTCGCCCCTTGTTCAAAAAGTTTCAGATATTGCAGCAAATCTCGAATCTGGATATCCGGCTGATTCTTGTTGATGATGGTAGCAGGGATGCAACTGCTCAGACTGCAATAGAAGAATCTCAATCACTAGGAATATCACTGAAATTAGTCCAACATGCCAAAAATGCTGGTTTAGGTCAAGCAATTAAAACAGGTTTCACGACTTTCTTAGAAATTTCTAAAGAAGGGGATTTTTTAGCCGCGATGGATTGCGACAACACTCAACCACCAGAACTATTAATCAAGATGTATGAGACGATGATAGCTGGTAGCTATGATATTGCGATCGCATCCAGATATCGAAAAGGCTCCAAAGTCATAGGCTTATCAAAATTTAGAGAGGTGATGAGTTACGGAGCTAGCTGGCTTTTTAGAATTGCAGCCCGTGTACCAGGTGTAAAAGACTACACTTGTGGTTATAGACTGTATAACCGTACTTTCGTCAGTAAACTAGATATGTATTATGGCGAGAATTTATTCACTGAAAGTGGATTTGCTTGCATGATAGATTTACTATTGAAAGCCAAACCGCTCAAACCAAAAATCGTAGAAATTCCAATGGTTTTGAGATATGACCAAAAGCCGAGTGCCAGCAAAATGAAAATTCTTAAAACTATTACTCGAACTCTAAAACTATTGTTTAAGAATTTAACATCGCCAGCGCCAACTGCTGCTAATTTAGGTCAGACTTTCAATCAGAAAGAAACAGCAAGAATTCCACTTAAAATAACAAATCATAAATAAACCTGAGAAGGAATAGGCTCTCACCAAGAATTAACTGGATGGGAAATAGTAATTTATCAACGGTATCATTCTAGAGATGAGCAAGGCATAAATCAAAAATAAGTTTGATTAAATTGTTGCTTTTACCAATATATGTGGATATTCTTTCCTATACATAAAAAATTGGAAGACAGCCTTCCAATTTTTTATGTATGAATATTTTCACTTTCTGGTTTGCTCATTCTCTTGGCACACACACATAAGGGAACTCCAAAAAATAAATTATTCCACATTCAAGTCGTTGACTGTTGACTGTTGACTGTTGACTGAAAACTCGTGAACCGTCAATGGTCAACAGTGAACAATAGCAATGGAATATTTTTTTACTTGGAAGTCCCTTAGGACTATTAAGATATCCCCTAATAGGATTTCTGAGACATTGGCTTGGGGACACAAGTCAATTACATAAACATCTGTATCGAATATTTCACGAAAGCGGCGGGAAGCTCCATCCCCAGGTGTCTGTAGAGGGATAGCCGTCCCGCCGCTTTAGTCATTAGTCATTGGTACTAATGACTAATGACTAAAAACTCCATCCCCTTGTGGGTGGAGTTTTTTATTCACGCTTAAGAGAGGGAAGTAATACCATTTCTTTATGAGGCTGCGTCAAACCTTTTCACTTCTTTCTTTCTTTCTTTCCTTTGCGTACTTTGCGGTTCGTTTTTCTTTCTTCTTTCTTGTACTTAAATATGGTTTAGCGCATCTTCATACAGAATTAGTATAAGTTTCCAAGGTGAGGAAACCCCTACTACTTAATCGCCGACTCTGACTTTCACTGATTTGTTAGACTGAACACACCGGGATTTTTCAGTCAAATCTCTGAACTACGCCAGCAGACGAGGCTACCCATGCTTACAAGTACGTTACTTCTCTCGAATCAACTTCCAACCCTGCAATATTCCTCCACACCAGAGCGTTTCGATGAAACCTGGGAAGCCCCCCTGGCTACCCTTTTGGGACTAGGACGCGCCGCAGGTGCTGACTTCATCGAATTATTTTTAGAGCGTCGCAACTATATTAGTTGTCTTGCAGAAGACGATTCCATCACTAGTATTTCACCCAGTCTGTCTACAGGCGCGGGAGTCAGAGTATTTCGCGGCAAAGCTGATTGCTACGTCAGCACAAATGACCTTTCATTTTCCGGTTTGAAAGCAGCTTTAGAAAAAGGTCTTTCTATCTTAGGATTGCAACTACCCACCCCTAAAGCTTTCATCCCAGAAATCAACCTAGAATTACTAAGAGATTACGCCACTAAAAGAGGTAAAGATGCATGGCTACCAGTGTGTAGCTCCATCCGAGAAATGGGAGAAGTCCTTCTTGATGGTACTGCCAACCTGAAGCAAAAAGCTAGCCACGTCCAATCGCGCCGTGCTACCTATTTCCGAGATTGGCAAGAAGTTTTAATCGCCTCTAGTGACGGCACTTTTGCCCGTGACATCCGCCTCACCCAATCAGTAGGATTTAACCTATTGTGTGCTGATGGCGCTAATCGTGCTTCTATCGGTGAACGCGCTGGTAACACTAGCGATGCCAACTTCTTGAGGACTTGGGATTCTCAACAAGCCGCCGAAAAAATAGCAGAATCTGCTGGCAAAATGCTCTACGCCGATTACGTAGAATCAGGTACTTACCCGATTATTATGGCCAATCACTTTGGCGGCGTAATTTTCCACGAAGCTTGCGGACACCTGCTAGAAACCACTCAAATTGAACGCAATACCACTCCCTTTGCTGACAAAAAAGGCGAAAAAATTGCCCACGAAAGTTTGACAGCCTGGGATGAGGGGCGTTCTGAAAATGCCTTCGGGACAATTGACATGGATGACGAAGGTATGCCTGCTCAAAGAACCCTATTAATTGAAAAAGGCGTTCTCAAAAACTTCTTAGCAGATAGAACAGGTTCTGCACGCACCGGACATCCCAGAACTGGAAGTGGACGCCGCCAAAATTATACCTTTGCTGCTGCTAGCCGGATGCGTAATACTTATATTGATTCTGGCGAATATAGCATTGATGATTTATTTACCTCTGTTGATAAAGGTATTTACTGTAAAAAGATGGGTGGCGGAAGCGTTGGTGCTACAGGCCAATTTAACTTTAGTGTTGATGAAGCTTATTTGATTGAAAATGGCAAAATCACCAAACCGCTAAAGGGAGCAATTCTAATTGGTGAAGCTAAGGAAATTATGAATAAAATTTCTATGTGTTCCCAAGATTTGGAAATTGCACCAGGTTTTTGTGGTTCCGTCAGTGGCAGTATCTACACCACAGTAGGACAACCCCACATTAAGGTTGATTCTATTACCGTCGGTGGAAGATAACCTCATTAACTCAACTCGTTCAACTCGTTCCCAGGTTCTACCTGGAAACGCC contains:
- a CDS encoding TldD/PmbA family protein — encoded protein: MLTSTLLLSNQLPTLQYSSTPERFDETWEAPLATLLGLGRAAGADFIELFLERRNYISCLAEDDSITSISPSLSTGAGVRVFRGKADCYVSTNDLSFSGLKAALEKGLSILGLQLPTPKAFIPEINLELLRDYATKRGKDAWLPVCSSIREMGEVLLDGTANLKQKASHVQSRRATYFRDWQEVLIASSDGTFARDIRLTQSVGFNLLCADGANRASIGERAGNTSDANFLRTWDSQQAAEKIAESAGKMLYADYVESGTYPIIMANHFGGVIFHEACGHLLETTQIERNTTPFADKKGEKIAHESLTAWDEGRSENAFGTIDMDDEGMPAQRTLLIEKGVLKNFLADRTGSARTGHPRTGSGRRQNYTFAAASRMRNTYIDSGEYSIDDLFTSVDKGIYCKKMGGGSVGATGQFNFSVDEAYLIENGKITKPLKGAILIGEAKEIMNKISMCSQDLEIAPGFCGSVSGSIYTTVGQPHIKVDSITVGGR
- a CDS encoding glycosyltransferase, whose amino-acid sequence is MSLFVLLPAYNEQESIRPLFKKFQILQQISNLDIRLILVDDGSRDATAQTAIEESQSLGISLKLVQHAKNAGLGQAIKTGFTTFLEISKEGDFLAAMDCDNTQPPELLIKMYETMIAGSYDIAIASRYRKGSKVIGLSKFREVMSYGASWLFRIAARVPGVKDYTCGYRLYNRTFVSKLDMYYGENLFTESGFACMIDLLLKAKPLKPKIVEIPMVLRYDQKPSASKMKILKTITRTLKLLFKNLTSPAPTAANLGQTFNQKETARIPLKITNHK
- a CDS encoding Tex family protein, with amino-acid sequence MLNIPQLLATEINLKPHQVQNALSLLAEGATIPFIARYRKERTDEMNEVQLRELADRYTYLTELEERKSVILSAIAQLGKLTDELKAKISSCLQKTELEDLYLPYRPKRRTRATIAREKGLEPLAEFIKSLNVKNAATASLEEEAAKYISEAKGVKTAEEALKGAADILAEEVAEKAELRAYIRDYLLEEGVFVSRIKDDYPEGTTKFEMYRNYQIKVTNIAPHNMLALCRGETEKVLSFEIAFDEDTVLYYLESKEIKTKVRTIRDFYQAMLKDAFNRLMKVSLMGEVISEIKVYADMESIKTFETNLRELLLSAPAGMKPTLAIDPGFRTGCKVAVLDQTGKFLEYQAVFPHQAAEQRAKAAQTVKNLIEKYKIELIAIGNGTASRETEEFVTQVLETIEHKPVKVMVNESGASIYSASSVALEEFPDLDITVRGAISIGRRLQDPLAELVKIDPKSIGVGQYQHDVDQKLLKKKLDETVESCVNYVGVDLNMASKELLTSVSGITATVANNIVAYRNQNGAFKNRRQLLKVPKLGPKAFEQAAGFLRIRGGDNPLDNTAVHPESYSLVEAIASDLNVPLNQVTQIAEKLKKTNLKKYVTHSVGEPTLRDILSELEKPGRDPRAEFKYATFKEGIKEIRDLKVGMELEGMITNVANFGAFVDIGVHQDGLVHISQLADRFVDDPNKVVKVGQVVKVQVLEINEKLKRISLSMKAVKQ
- a CDS encoding EamA family transporter, with translation MNIITWLVLMLVVLFGTTANLSLKYGLHISSPTKGASASIQNLLLSRYFWIWFVCYTFMTILWLYVLRTIPLSQAFPVLGLMYAFVPIASHYLLKEQVIFSQWLGISIIITGVVLVVN
- a CDS encoding NAD(P)/FAD-dependent oxidoreductase, with protein sequence MNVGIIGGGITGLVLAQRLSNQGHKVTVFDSNKQLGGLTTYHDYGLFTWDRFYHVILPSDTHLINFIRDIGLGDKLRWHRSLTGFYDNQKFYSISNSIEFLRFPLFGLIGKIRLAFTLLYGSRLNNWRRLEKILVEDWLLKLGGKSTYEKLWKPLLLSKLGENYKRISAVFIWAYIKRLFSARDSSLNKEQLGYVSGGYKTVFDHIEKLIYAAGGNIHTGAAVEYIAPHPEGGMWVEYQSKKEHFDKVIFTGPVNILQQVAAKELVKVSDTGETVEYLGVICMVLITRKALVPYYVVNIADRNVPFTGVIGMSNLVSLQETAGYHITFLPKYILSTDPLLKQPDDELRQVFFQGIRLMFPELKADDIVAAHINRAIKVQPLQVLNYSSLVPKVSTENDDFFVVNTSQLVNDSVNNNAVVRQVDEFLKKSTLLNS
- a CDS encoding EamA family transporter, with product MKSISQTSNVKIIPYIILFVSILFSISGQLLMKHTMSHANEGLFNWVFIQKLVLAISVYCLGVINWILALRSVKLSIAYPLTSLNYVGILFGSYYFFNEEITLTRIAGVITIFLGVLLVVIPLKKSR